The Ahaetulla prasina isolate Xishuangbanna chromosome 4, ASM2864084v1, whole genome shotgun sequence genome has a window encoding:
- the CCDC43 gene encoding coiled-coil domain-containing protein 43: MAAPCAFEPWLESRLEALGLDGDVYGGYIRGVLREAECDAERLEGLAGALAAGEPDEDILQEVCKEIIKKWSEAQDVEISEKKEDEIQAITNIIEKQAQIVVKTKEVLKEDTLQKAALLAQYAEVTDDEDEVNVHEDLGAAAMPIASNKSLFKNTNLEDVMNARKLEREHLRDESQRKKERDKLQREKDKLTKQERKEKEKKRTQKGERKR, encoded by the exons ATGGCGGCGCCCTGCGCTTTTGAGCCTTGGCTTGAGAGTCGTCTCGAGGCCCTTGGATTAGATGGAGATGTGTACGGTGGATATATACGAGGCGTATTGAGGGAAGCGGAGTGCGATGCAGAGCGGCTGGAAGGGCTAGCAGGAGCCTTGGCTGCGGGGGAACCG GAtgaagatattttacaagaagtttgtaaagaaataattaaaaaatggtcAGAGGCCCAAGATGTTGAAATCAGTGAGAAGAAAGAAG ATGAGATCCAAGCCATCACAAACATAATTGAAAAGCAGGCACAAATTGTTGTGAAAACTAAAGAGGTCTTGAAGGAAGATACACTTCAGAAAGCTGCTCTCCTGGCACAGTATGCTGAAGTGACAGATGACGAGGA TGAAGTAAATGTACATGAAGATTTGGGAGCAGCAGCAATGCCTATTGCTTCTAACAAAT CTTTGTTCAAAAATACAAACCTGGAAGATGTTATGAATGCTCGTAAGCTGGAGAGAGAACATCTACGTGATGAATCCCAGCGAAAGAAAGAGCGGGACAAACTCCAGCGGGAGAAAGACAAGCTGACTAAGCAAGAAcgtaaggagaaagagaagaagaggacacaAAAAGGCGAGAGGAAGCGGTAG